One genomic window of Meleagris gallopavo isolate NT-WF06-2002-E0010 breed Aviagen turkey brand Nicholas breeding stock chromosome 22, Turkey_5.1, whole genome shotgun sequence includes the following:
- the LOC100539680 gene encoding thyrotropin-releasing hormone receptor-like, which translates to MDNGSASPGAMLGNQTLGRMPRQPLELQVVTILLVLLVCGVGIAGNAMVVLVVLRTKHMMTPTNCYLVSLAVADLLVLLVAGLPNISEVVSSWVYGYAGCLCITYLQYLGINISAWSITAFTVERYIAICHAIKAQLLCTVARAKRIIFSLWIFTSLYCLMWFFLVDTSQVTFSDGEQVSCGYRVSRSLYMPIYFLDFAVFYVIPLGLAAVLYGLIARILYVSPLPAAPQHALGSAHRGGSLQQSCLGSRGTLSSRKQVRDLGGLQAPCPGDWCFGWGECPNSLLLFVEEPGRSLCWKMGSLCLD; encoded by the coding sequence ATGGACAACGGTTCAGCCAGCCCAGGAGCCATGCTGGGCAACCAAACATTGGGCAGGATGCCCCGACAACCCCTGGAGCTCCAGGTGGTCACCatcctgctggtgctgctcGTCTGCGGGGTGGGCATAGCAGGCAATGCCATGGTGGTGCTGGTAGTGCTGCGCACCAAGCACATGATGACCCCCACCAACTGCTACCTGGTGAGCCTGGCTGTGGCCGACCTGCTGGTACTGCTCGTGGCTGGGCTGCCCAACATCTCTGAAGTGGTGTCTTCCTGGGTGTACGGCTACGCCGGCTGCCTCTGCATCACCTACCTGCAGTACCTGGGCATCAACATCTCCGCCTGGTCCATCACTGCCTTCACAGTGGAGCGCTACATCGCAATCTGCCACGCCATCAAGGCACAGCTTCTGTGCACCGTGGCCCGCGCCAAGCGCATCATCTTCTCACTGTGGATCTTCACCTCCCTCTATTGTCTCATGTGGTTCTTCTTAGTGGACACGTCCCAGGTCACGTTTTCAGATGGAGAACAGGTCAGCTGTGGCTACCGTGTCTCCAGAAGCCTTTACATGCCCATTTATTTCTTGGATTTTGCTGTCTTCTACGTCATCCCGCTGGGACTTGCAGCCGTCCTCTACGGCCTCATTGCCCGCATTCTATACGTGAGCCCCCTGCCCGCCGCCCCGCAGCACGCCCTGGGCTCAGCACATAGGGGTGGCTCCCTCCAGCAATCCTGCCTGGGCAGCAGGGGGACCCTGAGCTCCCGCAAGCAGGTACGAGACCTCGGTGGGCTGCAGGCTCCGTGCCCAGGGGACTGGTGCTTTGGGTGGGGGGAGTGCCCCAATAGCTTGCTTCTTTTTGTGGAGGAGCCAGGAAGGTCGCTTTGCTGGAAAATGGGCTCCCTCTGCCTTGACTGA